In Fortiea contorta PCC 7126, one genomic interval encodes:
- the dnaA gene encoding chromosomal replication initiator protein DnaA, with amino-acid sequence MAIPIDSLWSQVLERLQIELSRPTFETWIKTASAERLENNCLVICTPNPFARNWLQKYYINTISTVVQDILGHPVGIYITVAQGDAVSPVHEKEVSWELSAPNNSSEQVIQDKRKTTDLNSKYVFSRFVVGANNRMAHAASLAVAESPGREFNPLFLCGGVGLGKTHLMQAIGHYRWEICPESKIFYVSTEQFTNDLITAIRKDSMQSFREHYRAADVLLVDDIQFIEGKEYTQEEFFHTFNTLHEAGKQVVIASDRPPNQIPSLQERLCSRFSMGLIADVQTPDLETRMAILQKKAEYENIRLSRDVIEYIASNYTSNIRELEGALIRALAYISIWGLPMTVESIAPVLEPANEKVAATPEIILKVIGETFDVSIEDLKSNSRRREISWARQIGMYLMRQHTALSLPRIGEEFGGKDHTTVLYSCDKITQLQESDRTLAQTLRQLSDRINMTSRSQK; translated from the coding sequence ATGGCAATTCCCATAGACAGTTTGTGGAGTCAAGTCCTAGAACGCTTACAGATAGAACTATCTCGCCCCACCTTTGAAACCTGGATCAAAACTGCTAGTGCGGAGCGGTTAGAAAACAACTGCTTGGTAATCTGCACTCCTAACCCCTTTGCGCGTAACTGGCTACAGAAGTATTACATCAACACCATTTCTACTGTAGTGCAAGATATTCTCGGTCATCCTGTAGGAATTTATATTACTGTTGCTCAAGGTGATGCTGTTTCTCCTGTGCATGAAAAAGAAGTTTCCTGGGAATTATCAGCCCCAAATAATTCATCTGAGCAGGTGATTCAAGACAAACGAAAAACCACTGATTTAAACTCTAAATATGTTTTTTCCAGATTTGTAGTTGGTGCTAATAATCGCATGGCTCATGCTGCTTCTTTAGCAGTTGCTGAATCTCCTGGAAGAGAATTTAATCCTTTATTTTTATGTGGTGGTGTTGGTTTAGGTAAAACTCACCTGATGCAAGCTATTGGTCATTACCGCTGGGAGATTTGTCCTGAGTCTAAAATATTTTATGTTTCCACTGAGCAGTTTACCAATGATTTAATTACAGCTATCCGTAAGGATAGTATGCAAAGTTTTCGTGAGCATTACCGGGCTGCAGATGTTTTGTTAGTTGATGATATCCAGTTTATTGAAGGGAAGGAATATACCCAAGAAGAGTTTTTTCATACTTTTAATACTTTGCATGAAGCTGGTAAACAAGTCGTGATTGCTTCTGATCGCCCTCCTAACCAAATTCCCAGCTTACAAGAGCGGCTGTGCTCTCGGTTCTCTATGGGTTTAATTGCAGATGTGCAAACTCCAGATTTGGAAACGAGGATGGCGATTTTACAAAAAAAAGCTGAATACGAAAATATTCGACTTTCCAGAGATGTAATTGAGTATATTGCGTCTAATTATACTTCTAATATTCGAGAGTTAGAAGGAGCATTAATTAGAGCTTTGGCTTATATTTCTATTTGGGGTTTACCCATGACTGTTGAGAGTATAGCGCCAGTTTTAGAACCAGCAAATGAGAAAGTGGCGGCTACTCCAGAGATAATTTTAAAAGTAATTGGTGAGACATTTGATGTATCAATTGAAGATTTAAAAAGCAACTCTCGCCGCCGAGAAATTAGCTGGGCGAGACAAATAGGTATGTATCTAATGAGGCAACATACAGCGCTAAGTTTGCCGAGAATTGGTGAAGAATTTGGCGGTAAAGACCATACAACGGTGCTTTATAGCTGTGATAAAATTACCCAACTCCAAGAGAGCGATCGCACTTTAGCCCAAACACTACGTCAACTGAGCGATCGCATCAATATGACTAGTCGCTCTCAAAAATAA
- a CDS encoding DUF1720 domain-containing protein, with protein MGIKASGFEPQASGFEPQASGFEPQASAFEPQASGFEPQAPAFEPQASGFEPQASAFEPQAPAFEPQASGFEPQARAFEPQAPAFEPQAPAFEPDASIPTLPLLPHLPHLPHLPSSHTSHTSPSSHTSHTSPSSPSSHTSHTSPSSHTSHTSHTSHTF; from the coding sequence GTGGGGATTAAAGCGTCAGGCTTTGAACCTCAAGCGTCAGGCTTTGAACCTCAAGCGTCAGGCTTTGAACCTCAAGCGTCAGCCTTTGAACCTCAAGCGTCAGGCTTTGAACCTCAAGCGCCAGCCTTTGAACCTCAAGCGTCAGGCTTTGAACCTCAAGCGTCAGCCTTTGAACCTCAAGCGCCAGCCTTTGAACCTCAAGCGTCAGGCTTTGAACCTCAAGCGCGAGCCTTTGAACCTCAAGCGCCAGCCTTTGAACCTCAAGCGCCAGCCTTTGAACCTGACGCTTCAATCCCCACACTCCCCCTCCTCCCACACCTCCCACACCTCCCACACCTCCCCTCCTCCCACACCTCCCACACCTCCCCCTCCTCCCACACCTCCCACACCTCCCCCTCCTCCCCCTCCTCCCACACCTCCCACACCTCCCCCTCCTCCCACACCTCCCACACCTCCCACACCTCCCACACCTTTTAA
- a CDS encoding methyltransferase domain-containing protein, translating to MPQPKPIYISPATRYQNAALNYYLELTGSPYLHYGYWEPLPVCQNDLTIAKLRTAQEAYTVKLFSFIPAGTNTVLDVGCGIGGNAAYLKERGFTVEGLAPDPFQQQMFVERTNGQVPFHLTRFEDFPQNHSYDLILFSESSQYMAADDLAQGAARLLNGGGYLLLADMIRTDGKYNEGIFSNCHVSSVLHDALTQAGFSLVKTEDISAQVAPTIDLGIANFRTFGLSTIKYIANLLAIAVPPIYHFLRWIFNRWVKNLIVEGLEARKIFDKHLCYQIQLWQLSKKDHENSSPTA from the coding sequence ATGCCCCAACCCAAGCCAATTTATATCTCTCCAGCAACGCGCTACCAAAATGCTGCTCTTAATTACTACCTAGAGCTAACAGGTTCACCCTATCTTCATTATGGATATTGGGAGCCATTACCTGTTTGCCAAAATGATTTGACTATTGCAAAGCTTCGCACTGCTCAGGAAGCTTATACAGTTAAACTTTTCAGCTTTATTCCTGCGGGAACAAATACAGTGCTTGATGTGGGCTGTGGTATTGGTGGTAATGCTGCTTACCTGAAAGAGCGTGGTTTCACCGTGGAAGGACTAGCGCCTGATCCTTTCCAGCAACAGATGTTTGTCGAGCGAACCAATGGTCAAGTCCCCTTCCATTTAACCAGATTTGAAGATTTTCCCCAAAACCATTCTTACGACTTGATTCTTTTCAGCGAAAGTAGTCAGTATATGGCTGCTGATGATTTGGCTCAAGGTGCGGCGCGTCTGCTGAATGGCGGTGGTTATTTACTACTTGCTGATATGATTCGCACTGATGGGAAATATAACGAGGGGATTTTTTCCAATTGTCATGTTTCTAGTGTGCTCCATGACGCTTTAACCCAGGCTGGATTTAGTTTAGTCAAAACTGAAGATATTTCTGCCCAAGTTGCGCCAACAATTGACCTGGGGATTGCCAATTTCCGTACTTTTGGGTTGAGTACCATTAAGTATATTGCTAATTTGTTAGCGATCGCTGTTCCACCCATATATCATTTCCTACGCTGGATATTCAACCGTTGGGTGAAAAACCTGATTGTTGAAGGCTTAGAAGCACGTAAGATTTTTGATAAACATTTATGTTATCAGATCCAACTGTGGCAATTGTCAAAAAAAGACCACGAGAATTCCTCGCCCACAGCTTGA
- the hisC gene encoding histidinol-phosphate transaminase, whose translation MNNYFRPNVDAMASYVPGEQPPRGTQVIKLNSNENPYPPSPAALAVLQNIDGEWLRRYPEPFGREFREAASRVLGVPSDWIIVGNGSDELLNVVIRACAAPGRKVVYPMPTYVLYSTLCQAQDTDVTEVYYNNEFEFPLADLIAANGDVTFIASPNSPSGHVVSINELRKLASSLSGVLVIDEAYTDFAQEDALAVVKEYENAIAIRTLSKGYSLAGLRLGFGVANPGLLQGLFKVKDSYNIDAIACAVGAAAITDQTYKNACVAKIKASRTQLASNLKQLNFRVWDSQTNFLLVQPPDGNAQYLYQQLKEQQILVRYFPQPGLENKLRITVGTDEQNQVLINTLTQVLLNCSIPKS comes from the coding sequence ATGAACAACTACTTTCGCCCCAATGTTGACGCAATGGCTAGCTATGTACCCGGTGAACAGCCACCACGGGGGACACAGGTTATTAAACTCAACAGCAACGAAAACCCTTACCCGCCATCGCCAGCGGCTCTGGCTGTGCTGCAGAATATTGATGGTGAATGGTTGCGGCGATATCCAGAACCGTTTGGGAGAGAGTTTCGAGAAGCTGCGAGTCGAGTTTTAGGCGTTCCCAGTGATTGGATTATCGTTGGTAATGGTAGTGATGAATTGTTGAATGTGGTGATTAGGGCTTGTGCTGCGCCTGGAAGGAAAGTGGTTTATCCTATGCCGACTTATGTACTATACAGTACATTATGTCAAGCCCAGGACACGGATGTAACTGAGGTGTATTATAATAACGAGTTTGAGTTTCCTCTAGCAGATTTGATAGCAGCTAATGGTGATGTAACATTTATTGCATCTCCGAATAGTCCTTCTGGACATGTTGTCTCTATCAACGAGCTGCGGAAATTAGCCAGTAGCTTGTCTGGGGTGTTAGTGATTGACGAAGCGTATACAGATTTTGCACAAGAAGACGCTTTGGCTGTGGTCAAAGAGTATGAAAATGCGATCGCTATTCGCACACTTTCTAAAGGATACTCCTTAGCAGGGTTGCGGTTGGGGTTTGGGGTAGCCAATCCTGGGCTATTGCAGGGATTGTTTAAAGTCAAAGATAGCTATAACATTGATGCGATCGCTTGTGCAGTTGGCGCAGCTGCTATCACCGACCAAACATACAAAAACGCTTGTGTAGCCAAGATTAAAGCATCACGCACACAGCTAGCATCGAATTTAAAACAATTAAACTTCCGTGTTTGGGACTCTCAAACCAACTTCCTACTAGTACAACCGCCAGATGGAAACGCTCAATATCTCTACCAACAACTTAAAGAACAGCAAATTTTAGTCCGCTACTTCCCGCAACCAGGACTAGAAAATAAATTACGCATCACTGTAGGAACTGATGAGCAAAATCAAGTTTTAATCAATACACTGACACAAGTTTTGCTTAATTGTTCAATACCTAAGTCATAA
- the def gene encoding peptide deformylase, translating to MTELLPIIQLGNPQLRQKSAVVENIQDEKIQQLIDDLIDKVAEANGVGIAAPQIAASYRLFIVASRPNPRYPHAPEMKPTAMINPQIISHSAEIVKGWEGCLSVPGIRGLVPRYQAIAVEYTDRNGDLQQQELTDFVARIFQHEYDHLNGILFVDRVETTLEMMTEQEYQQRIVNNT from the coding sequence ATGACTGAATTACTCCCAATTATTCAATTAGGTAATCCCCAACTGCGTCAAAAGTCTGCTGTTGTGGAAAATATTCAAGATGAGAAAATACAACAACTGATTGACGATTTGATCGATAAAGTTGCTGAAGCTAACGGCGTGGGAATTGCGGCGCCTCAAATAGCAGCATCATATCGTTTATTTATTGTTGCTTCTCGCCCGAATCCTCGGTATCCTCATGCTCCGGAAATGAAACCGACAGCGATGATTAATCCCCAAATTATCTCTCATTCTGCGGAAATTGTTAAAGGTTGGGAGGGTTGTTTGAGTGTTCCTGGGATTAGAGGTTTAGTTCCTCGTTATCAAGCGATCGCTGTTGAGTATACTGACCGCAATGGTGATTTGCAACAACAAGAATTAACTGATTTTGTAGCGCGGATTTTTCAACACGAATATGACCATCTCAATGGTATTTTATTTGTAGACCGTGTTGAAACTACTTTGGAAATGATGACAGAGCAAGAATATCAGCAGCGCATCGTTAACAATACTTAA
- a CDS encoding HhoA/HhoB/HtrA family serine endopeptidase, which yields MSMLLRVSAVIFLGSCSALPVKTIETQPKDTQAENPTAAPNLATVPPAIISTSGNPNFVVNVVQNVGSAVVRIDSSRTVTLQSDEFVDPYYRRFFGEGSPSQPRQRTERGSGSGFIINSSGQILTNSHVVDGADTVTVTLKDGRSFDGKVLGEDPVTDVAVISIAAQNLPTLATGNSDVLQPGEPVVAIGNPLGLNNTVTAGIISATGRSSSDIGASDKRVDFLQTDAAINPGNSGGPLLNIRGEVIGMNTAIIQGAQGLGFAIPINTVQRVAQELIAKGRVDHPYLGVQMATLTPEIKERINTRFGDRVNLTADEGVLLTNIVPRSPAAIAGLQIGDVIRSINNQSVTKVEQVQKLVENSKIGNRLQMQIERNGRVLQVGVIPAPLPIRRES from the coding sequence ATGTCGATGCTGCTCAGGGTAAGCGCAGTGATATTTTTAGGAAGCTGTTCTGCCTTACCCGTGAAAACTATTGAAACTCAACCAAAAGATACTCAAGCTGAAAATCCTACTGCTGCTCCCAATTTAGCCACAGTTCCGCCAGCAATTATCTCTACCTCTGGTAATCCGAATTTTGTAGTCAATGTAGTCCAAAATGTCGGATCTGCGGTAGTTCGCATCGATTCTTCTCGCACCGTGACTCTGCAATCAGACGAATTTGTAGATCCTTATTATCGGCGGTTTTTCGGCGAGGGTTCACCGTCGCAACCCAGACAGCGCACAGAACGGGGTAGCGGTTCTGGCTTTATCATCAACTCTTCTGGTCAAATTTTGACCAATTCCCATGTGGTAGATGGTGCTGACACTGTAACGGTTACACTCAAAGATGGGAGGTCTTTTGACGGCAAAGTGCTCGGTGAAGATCCGGTGACAGATGTAGCGGTTATCAGTATTGCAGCTCAGAATTTACCCACCTTAGCCACAGGTAATTCCGATGTGTTACAGCCAGGAGAGCCGGTGGTTGCAATTGGTAATCCTTTGGGGTTAAATAATACTGTCACCGCTGGAATTATTAGTGCCACAGGTCGTTCTAGTAGTGACATTGGTGCTAGTGACAAGCGTGTTGATTTTTTGCAAACCGATGCAGCGATTAACCCTGGAAACTCCGGGGGGCCATTGTTGAATATTCGGGGTGAGGTGATTGGGATGAACACAGCGATTATTCAAGGCGCCCAAGGTTTGGGATTTGCTATCCCCATCAACACTGTCCAAAGAGTTGCTCAGGAATTAATTGCTAAAGGTAGAGTTGATCATCCTTATTTGGGTGTGCAGATGGCGACCCTGACGCCGGAAATTAAGGAAAGAATTAATACTAGATTTGGCGATCGCGTTAATCTTACCGCAGACGAGGGCGTTTTATTGACTAATATCGTTCCCCGTTCACCTGCTGCTATTGCTGGGTTACAAATTGGTGATGTGATTCGCAGTATTAATAATCAGTCTGTCACCAAAGTTGAACAAGTTCAAAAATTAGTAGAAAATAGCAAAATCGGCAATCGTTTACAAATGCAAATAGAGCGGAATGGACGAGTTTTGCAAGTTGGTGTGATTCCTGCTCCATTACCGATTAGGCGTGAAAGTTAA
- a CDS encoding CHAT domain-containing protein, with translation MGFIYIARRKVLHLVCCFFIALLYSLAAPVLALSPLTINAGNGAALLAAGKELYDAGRFAQAVQILQQSVKIYRHSGDTLNCAVSLSNLSLSYQQLGAWNQAQEAISESLNLLKAAKNPENQEIFAKSLDIQGRLQLSRGQSEVALTTWQQAAEIYQKTANHSGVVKALINQAQAWRAQGFYRRSAEILKNVNQQLQSEPDSIEKAVGWRSLGDTLLVVGDLEESRLALEQSLLIAQRLQSLADIGASLFSLGNNARAQQQKLQAIAYYQQAVNISPSPLTKVQAQLNHFSLLTTEPQFTQAQALLPVIQSQLQQLPPSRAAIYAEINFAQSLRKIPGQNLHTAKLLATAIQQARNLGDSRAEAYGLWILGSLYESNQQWKEAQKLTQQALVLAQTSHTTDLVYPLNWQLGRLYWAQEDLKSAIAAYSAAVETLNSLRQDLVAINQDVQFNFRDSVEPVYRQSVELLLQSQAVKPDKQILEQVRQRIEALQLAELDNYFREACLTAKSVTLDQVVEQNNSSAAIFYPIILPQEIQVIVTIPGKSLKLYKTKIPQTQVKKTLTKLQKHLVNPGSVNAFQAESQQVYNWLIKPVESELATSQVDTLVFVLDGELRSLPMASLYDGKQYLVEKYAIALGINLQLLDPKPLVRGKIKALTAGLTQPPPEFPNLTPLLAVRSEIELITQAGVSTTSLLDQDFTRPALEKEVNAVPFNVVHLATHGQFSSQAEKTFIIASDGMINVKQFDTLLRSREQNKSPAIELLFLSACQTAAGDSRATLGLAGVAVRAGTRSTLASLWHIDDQSTALFVGAFYHHLKNSKITKAEALRQAQLTLLRHPNYHAPSFWSTYVLIGNWL, from the coding sequence ATGGGTTTTATTTATATTGCTAGGCGTAAAGTTTTACATCTAGTTTGTTGTTTTTTCATAGCTTTGCTGTATAGTTTGGCTGCGCCAGTGTTGGCATTATCCCCGTTGACAATCAATGCTGGTAACGGTGCTGCGCTGTTAGCGGCGGGGAAAGAGTTATACGATGCGGGGAGATTTGCCCAAGCAGTGCAGATATTACAGCAATCTGTGAAAATATACCGACACTCAGGAGATACTCTCAACTGCGCTGTGAGTCTGAGTAATCTTTCTTTGAGTTATCAACAACTCGGCGCCTGGAATCAAGCTCAGGAAGCTATTAGCGAGAGTTTGAATTTACTTAAAGCAGCAAAAAATCCTGAAAATCAGGAAATATTCGCCAAATCATTAGATATTCAAGGTCGTCTACAATTATCTAGGGGACAGTCAGAGGTAGCTTTAACAACTTGGCAACAAGCCGCAGAGATTTACCAAAAAACCGCTAATCATAGTGGTGTGGTGAAGGCACTGATTAACCAAGCCCAGGCGTGGAGAGCGCAGGGGTTTTATCGCCGTTCAGCAGAAATACTGAAAAATGTAAATCAACAGTTACAATCAGAACCAGATTCTATAGAAAAAGCTGTGGGGTGGCGATCGCTAGGAGATACTCTGTTAGTGGTAGGCGACCTGGAAGAATCACGGTTAGCTTTAGAGCAGAGTTTGCTTATTGCTCAACGTCTGCAATCACTTGCAGATATAGGGGCGAGTCTTTTTAGCTTGGGGAATAACGCCCGCGCACAGCAACAAAAGCTACAGGCGATCGCCTATTATCAACAAGCAGTTAACATCTCTCCTTCGCCACTAACAAAAGTCCAAGCACAACTGAATCACTTCAGCCTGCTAACTACAGAGCCACAATTCACACAAGCCCAAGCTTTATTACCCGTAATTCAATCTCAACTACAGCAACTTCCACCCAGTCGCGCTGCTATCTACGCTGAGATTAACTTTGCTCAAAGCCTCAGAAAAATTCCTGGTCAAAATTTACACACAGCAAAATTGCTCGCCACCGCCATTCAGCAAGCCCGCAATTTAGGCGATTCCAGAGCAGAGGCTTATGGATTATGGATTTTAGGTAGCTTATATGAATCAAATCAACAGTGGAAAGAGGCACAAAAGCTCACCCAGCAAGCATTAGTCTTAGCCCAGACCAGCCACACCACAGATTTGGTCTATCCGTTAAATTGGCAGTTGGGTAGGTTGTATTGGGCACAAGAAGATCTCAAAAGTGCGATCGCCGCTTATAGTGCGGCCGTGGAAACTCTCAATTCGCTGCGTCAGGACTTAGTAGCAATTAATCAAGATGTGCAATTTAATTTTCGAGATAGTGTGGAGCCAGTTTATCGCCAGTCAGTGGAATTATTGCTGCAATCCCAAGCCGTTAAACCAGACAAACAAATTTTAGAACAAGTACGCCAGCGGATTGAAGCTTTGCAGTTGGCAGAATTAGATAACTATTTCCGCGAAGCCTGTTTAACTGCTAAGAGTGTAACTTTAGACCAAGTGGTAGAGCAAAATAATTCCTCAGCTGCTATCTTCTACCCAATTATTCTCCCGCAAGAAATTCAAGTAATTGTCACAATTCCTGGTAAATCCCTGAAGCTTTACAAAACCAAGATTCCGCAAACACAAGTCAAAAAAACCCTAACAAAACTGCAAAAACATCTTGTCAATCCCGGCTCCGTGAATGCTTTTCAAGCAGAGTCGCAACAAGTTTACAACTGGCTGATTAAACCTGTAGAGTCTGAACTAGCGACGAGTCAAGTAGATACACTCGTGTTTGTTTTGGATGGAGAGTTGCGGAGTTTACCAATGGCTTCTTTGTATGATGGTAAACAATATTTAGTAGAAAAATATGCGATCGCCCTCGGTATTAATCTACAACTCCTCGACCCCAAACCTCTAGTCAGGGGAAAAATCAAGGCGCTAACAGCTGGATTAACCCAACCTCCACCAGAATTCCCCAATCTCACACCATTACTTGCTGTCCGTTCGGAAATCGAGCTCATCACTCAAGCTGGAGTCTCCACAACCAGTCTGCTAGATCAAGACTTCACTCGTCCAGCACTAGAAAAGGAAGTAAATGCAGTTCCTTTTAATGTTGTGCATTTAGCAACTCATGGTCAGTTTAGTTCACAGGCAGAAAAGACTTTTATTATTGCATCTGATGGCATGATTAATGTCAAGCAATTTGATACTCTTCTCCGCAGTCGAGAGCAAAACAAATCGCCAGCCATAGAATTACTATTTTTAAGCGCTTGTCAAACAGCAGCAGGAGACAGTCGCGCCACTCTTGGCTTAGCTGGTGTCGCAGTACGCGCCGGTACACGCAGTACCTTAGCTTCGTTATGGCATATTGATGATCAATCTACAGCGCTATTTGTCGGTGCTTTTTATCACCACCTCAAAAATAGCAAAATCACCAAAGCCGAAGCCCTGCGCCAAGCCCAGCTGACACTGCTGCGACATCCTAACTATCATGCACCCAGTTTTTGGTCTACCTACGTATTGATTGGCAATTGGCTTTAA
- a CDS encoding phytanoyl-CoA dioxygenase family protein: MMTEFERYLFDLQGFLIIENALNQEQIHALQAHLDQQIVSHGTEDKPFWRWDSLLSWGKPFRDLIDNQAIAPYLLELLGEKFRLDHDYVHIIRQGLGPIGADLHGGGTPFDPCQYYLFNNGRMYNGLTAVAYELNDVHPGEGGFGCVPGSHKSNLALPERWRNLEYPSVCVQAVTVKAGSAVIFTEALTHGTLPWRGAGDRRTLFYKYSPYPSAWAKYYYNPDDFPDLTASQRQILSKPGVYP, encoded by the coding sequence ATGATGACTGAATTTGAACGTTATCTTTTTGACTTGCAAGGATTTTTAATTATTGAAAATGCTCTCAACCAGGAGCAGATTCACGCTTTACAGGCACATTTAGATCAACAGATAGTCTCCCATGGCACAGAAGATAAACCATTTTGGCGCTGGGACAGTTTATTATCTTGGGGTAAGCCTTTCCGAGATTTGATTGATAATCAGGCGATCGCTCCTTATTTATTAGAACTGTTAGGGGAGAAGTTTCGCCTAGATCATGATTATGTTCATATTATTCGCCAAGGTCTTGGCCCCATCGGTGCTGATTTGCATGGGGGTGGAACTCCCTTTGATCCTTGCCAGTATTATTTATTCAACAATGGCAGGATGTACAATGGCTTAACTGCCGTTGCCTACGAACTCAACGATGTACATCCAGGTGAAGGCGGATTTGGTTGTGTCCCTGGTAGCCACAAAAGTAATTTAGCTTTGCCTGAGAGATGGCGCAATCTTGAGTATCCATCTGTCTGTGTACAAGCAGTTACCGTTAAAGCCGGCAGTGCCGTTATTTTCACTGAGGCATTAACTCATGGTACATTGCCTTGGCGAGGAGCAGGCGATCGCCGGACATTATTTTATAAGTATTCCCCATATCCCTCAGCTTGGGCAAAATACTACTATAATCCTGACGATTTCCCTGATTTGACTGCTTCCCAACGGCAAATTCTCAGTAAACCTGGAGTTTATCCTTGA